The genome window GACCTCACGTTTGCGAACTTTGTCAACGGCGTCGTTCAGATAGGTGACACAGTGGTACATGTCGTGGCAGTGGCTGGCGTTAGGGAAGTACTTCTTCGCTCCGTCAATGAAGGCGTCCCACATGTCCGTGCATACGGTCTTCACACCTGCCCTTTGCTCTTCAGTGAGAGCCTTGGAGCACAGATTCTCAACACTTTTCCTGGTGCGCCCGCCCTCTACTTCGATGACATTTCCTGTATCTCCGTCATAGAGCATACTCACATACTCATGCCCCCGTCGGATTGACTTCTCATCCATACAGACATGCTCATGGATGTGCCTGTCGTCACGCCGATTCAATCCCCGTTCAACAGCCCGTTGCATCACTCCATGCACTTGGTCAAAGGACAGGCGAAGAAGACGTGCAGTCTTTGTCTGATTCTTGGTGGACAGTAGCGTTTCTACCGTTTTTTTTCCATCAACCAAGACAGCCGGGAGTTCGGCATTGCCCACGGAACGGGGACGCTCTTGATCCCATCTCCATCCCGGTATCGGGGGACTCGGGCTTCAAGAATCGTCTTGTACTGCCACATGTCCAAGTGCCTCCAACTCCGTTCGTGACGGAAGTCAAATATAGGGAATTCCTTCCCATTAACATGGATGGTGTCATGGCGATATTTGAGGGTGATGTGTATCTCATCAGCGGAGTCATCACATGTCACACGATCGATTTCCCTGTCATCATTGTTTTGGAGGAGCAGCTTGGCTAAGATGTCTTCTGGTCTCTTCATAATGACCACAAAGATACGAAATCCGCACTGTTTTATGCAAGAAACGGCATGTTAATTCACACTAAATCCAGCAGAACCCTTTTTCCAATTCATCAAAGCGGAGTGCCTTCAACTTGTCCAATGCTTCTTTGTCAAGAGCTTTAGGTGCTTTCTTGTTTCCTCGTTCTATATGTACTTTATCAAACAGAAGCGTATCAGCCAGTCCCTCACGATAAGCCAGCCTACAGACGGTCTTCAAATCTGCTGCAACTCTGAAAAATGTGCTTTGCTGATGACCGAGTTCACCAAGACAGAACGTCTGCAATTCGTAGATGAAGTTTTCTGTCAACAGTGAGAAAGCCAAGTCCGAAACATGGTATTTCTTCTGAATGAACTCCTGTAATCGTTTCCGAGTGGAATGATAGGCGGACATAGACTCTTCCTTGATGTCTATACCGATATGGCTTTCTTTCTCCTTGATGAGCATATCCAACCTTTCGATGAGCCTGCATCTTGCCTGTACGCTGCCTTGAAACAGTTCCTTTACATCGGTTGCATCAAATGGCTGTCCTTTGGCAATCAACGACTGATAGGCAGATTGAATGGAAAGCAGAAGATTTTCCAACCTCCCATTAATTTCTACCGCCTCACGGCTCTTACCGTCCATCCTGCTCTCACGTGAATTCCACAAATCAGGATTACAGGAGAGTTTACAACTGAACTGCGCAACATTCCTTCCAAGTGTGATACGTCCCATAATCGGAGCCTTGCCCGATTTATCCAAACTGCTCTTTTTAAGGTAGAGCAACACCTTCATTTTCTCTGTTTTCATACGCTTTAATATTTGTGGGTAAAGTTATCCGAATTAAAGCGTTCCTCATTTACGCAGAAAACTGCCGACCACAGCAACAGCCACACGAGTGGAAATAATACAGTTACCGAATACTGCACCACCGTTACCTACATCAAAACAAGGTAACACTCTAGTAACTGAACTTCTACCTAAATCTGCACTTTCCTGCCTTTTACAAATAATGCAGCACCATGCAAATCAGAGCATTTCCTCCTCATTATCAGTTGGTTTACGCTAACTTCGATATTTTTTCATTTTCGTTGATTAGTTACGAAAGGAAAGAATTATTTTCATGAAAAGAAATATTTCTTTTCATGAAGAAAAATATTTCTTTTCATGAAAATAATTTGAATCCAACCATAATCAAGACAGCCAACTGTGCTGATTTTAAACAAAAAACGCCTTTGCAGCTATCCTGCAAAGGCGTTTTCAGTTTTATAAAATGTGATAATCAGCTTAGAATACTGGTACAATCCAGAAGTGCATTGCACGGCTTTCAGCTGGCAGCTGGTACTTCTTCAGAGGTTCTGAACCCCAACTATCAATACCACCTACACCCATCATAGCAGCATCCAAAGTGAGATTGGTATATTTAGACAGTGACACCTGATAGCTATGACGCTGATGCTTCTCCCGTCCCTCATCAAGGTCAGAGATGTTATAGTGCAATGCGCTTGCTGAGAAAGCAGCCTCATCAAACAATACTCGGAATCCACGACCGTTGTTGTCAGTCTGCTGCCACCAACGAATGTCGCTCTTCGTGCCAGTCTCCTGTGGACGGATGTAAGGGAAGAACTGCTTGTCAGCAGTCTGCTCGTAGCATCCGATACGTTGTGAGAGCTTACGGTCAACGTAGTTCTCAACAGGTCCCCGACCGTAGAATACTGACTTATCCATCTCATAAGGCAACTGCATCAACATTCCGAAGCGGGGAAGCTGAGGTGCCTTGCTGCCTTCCTTCATTTCCATCTCCATACTGACATGGAGCGCACCATCCGACGCAATATGATAGACAAGGCATAACTGTCCGCCTACCTGTGGCATATCATACACAGCCGTGAGGCTTTCCACTTTCTTTTCCACCTTCAGCGACTTCAGTTCCAGTGTCGGAGTCCTCCATACAGACAGACGGCTCTGGAAGTTTGCACCCATGTCATTGTCTGTCACAGCACGCCAGAAGTTAGGTTTCAGTGTTCCGCCTTCCCCCAGGAAGTTACGGCCGTCAACCTGATAACTACTGAGGAAACCTGTTTTGCGGTCGAAAACAATCTCGAAGTTATTGCCTGCGAAGCGTATAAAACCAGCCTTCACGTTGTCAGTAACCTTTATCTTGTTCTTCATTACGGGCTCCATCTTCGGCATTGGCTGCCAAGGCTGTACTTCCATCTGCATTCCAGCAACAGTCTGTCCTGCAGCCATCAGTGGTTCAGCAGTCTTCAACTTAAAGTCAATATCCAGCAGCACTTCGCCATCAAACTCCTTACCAGCAATAGGCAAGGTGTATTCAACTGTCTGCTGCGGTGCAACATTCAGCTGGTCAATTGCCCCCTTCTCAACCATCTTACCCTCGTTGACAAGACTCCATTCCATACGATAGTTGCTTAAATCACGGAAGAAGTATTCGTTGTGAACAGCTATCTTGCCCTGCTTGAGATCAACTGGACGTGCCCAGATATTCTGATATTCGTAAGCAACTTCATAGGCATGCGGATTCAGCTGACGGTCAGGACCAATCATACCATTACAGTTGAAGTTGTTATCTGACGGGTCGGTCTTATTATAGTCACCACCGTAAGTGTACTCAGTCTTTACGTCTGCTGCTTCTGCTGCATGCTCATAGTCAGCCAACGAACGGGAAGCATCAAACTTAGGATTGCGGTGCAAGCCCTGATCGACGAAGTCCCAGTCGAATCCACCTTGGTATTTAGGATACTTGCGGACAAGGTCCCAGTACTCTTTCAGGTTACCGCCGGAGTTACCCATCGTATGGTTATACTCACACTGGATAAGTGGACGGGTGTAGTTCGCATTCTTTGAATAATCCTCACAAGCCTTTGGAGAATAATACATCGGACAGAAAACATCCGTAGCATAGCCGTTCAGCTCTGCACGCTCATACTGTACGGGGCGGCTCTGGTCCTGTGACTTGATCCAATCGTATGCATCGTCGAAGTTCTTGCTGTAACAGGTTTCGTTACCAAGACTCCAGAAAATGATACTTGGATGATTGAACTTCGTTCCGACATTATGCTGGTTGCGCTCCATAATCTGCTTGGCAAAGAGCGGACTGCCCGATACGGCATCCTTACTGTAGCCGAAACCGTGACTCTCCTGATTGGCTTCAGCTACGACATAGAGTCCGTACTCGTCGCAAAGGTCGTACCAGATAGGGTCATCGGGATAGTGACAGGTACGCACAGCGTTGATATTCAGCTTCTTCATCAGCTTTATGTCCTGAATCATACGCTCACGTGTCACGACGTAGCCTCCATCAGGGTCCATCTCGTGACGGTTGGCTCCCTTGAAGAGAACAGGCTGACCATTGACCAACACCTGTGCATTCTTGATTTCAACCTTGCGGAAACCAACCTTGAGAGGGATAGTCTCGATAGCCTTGCCCGTCTTGGCATCCTCCACATGAACATAGAGATTATAGAGGTAAGGAGTCTCAGCCGTCCACTTCTCTGGGTTTCTGAGTGTCATAAAAGCCTTTGCCTGTCCTTCCTTATCAGGTGTAACAACATCCTTGGCAGTAAGATTATTATCCGCATCTTCCAACACCAAGAAAGCCTTTGTGTTACCAGCCAACTGAAGGTTGATGCTGAGCGTACCGCCCTTGTAGTCATTTACGAGATCAGGAGTAACACGAATATCCTTCAAATGCTGCTTTGCATCACGAGCATAGAGATAGCTATCGCGAGCAACACCACTGAGACGCCAGAAGTCCTGGTCCTCACAATAGCTACCATCTGACCAACGGAACACCTGGAAAGCTATTTGGTTATCGCCCTTCTTGAGGAACTTTGTCACATCAAATTCTGGTCCAATCTTTGAGTCCTCACTGTAGCCAACGAACTTACCGTTTACCCACAGATACACACAAGATGTCACAGAACCGAAATGGGCGATGACTTGCTTACCGTCCCAGTTGTCTGGTATGCGAATAGTACGACGATAAGACCCTACATGGTTCTCCTTAATTGGAACCTCTGGAGGATTATTCTTGAAGTTGTCGCGCCATGCGAAACCAATGTTCACATAGACGGGATCACCATAGCCATTCACCTCCCAGATGCCCGGAACAGGGAAGGTCTTCCACTGGGAGTCATCGTAATCAGTACGAAAGAAATCCGTCGGACGTTGATCAGCATTCTCAACCCAGTTGAATTTCCAGTCTCCATTGAGTGAAAGGTAATTAGCAGACTGCTTCATATCAAACTTTGTTCCACGCACATTTTCAGTCGGTGCGAAGGCAAAGAAGTCAGTATGCGTTGCAAAACGGTTGATGGCATTCACCTGAAGGTCATGCCATTCTGTGAAAGTAGGCTCCACATTGGTCGTCTGTGCATGAACTCCCGTCACAGACATTCCCATCAGCAAAGCCGCCAGAAGTATCTTTTCCATATTGGTGATAATTTAGGTTTCTATCTTCAAATTCCTTTCTCATGAAAGAGAGAATAAAAGGATAACGACAACAAAGTTAACAAAAAAAACAGTAATCATCGACTTATCTCCCGAAAAATATGTATATTTGCTTAGATAATCAGTATATATAACATTTATTACCTCCTAACATGGCTGGACAGAACTTCATAACTCATTCCATAGTTTGCTGCCTTTTGATAGTTGGTTCAACAGATGCAGCAAATGCGCAGAGACGTAACAAGCCGCTTGCAGCAGTTCAGAAGCAACCGTTATTCCACGTCAATGACACCCTCCCCGTTGTCGGTTCAATGGCAAAGGTGGGAGAAAAGCAGATGAATAAAGGTTTGGTTAATTCTGCCATCAACGCCCTTTCTGGACAAGCTGTCGGTGTAAACGTTGTTACAAACGGACAGGACCGAATGGCGATGTTGACAAGTGTGCGCGTTCGTGGTACCACATCACTTACGGGTGGCAACGACCCTCTGGTCCTTATAGATGGTGTTTCGTGTGATTTGGCAACTCTTTCTACCATTTACCCAGCTGACATCGAGAGCTTCACCATTCTCAAGAATGCTGCAGAGACCTCCAAGTATGGTTCCCGTGGAGCATCGGGAGTTATCGAAGTAAAGACAAGACGTGGTAATGGTAGTAAGTTTCAGATTTACTATGACGGAGCGGTAGGATTCGATGTAGTATACAAACGCCTCCGCATGCTAAATGCAGCAGAGTACATTAGTGCAGCGAAAGCATTGGGTTTGGATTATGTTGATAAGGGTTATGACACTGATTTCCAAAAGGAAATCGTACGAACAGGTTTCGTCAATTCGCATCATGTGGCTTTTAGCGGGGGTGGAGAGAAGTCTAACTATCGTGCCTCATTGGGCTATGTACGTGGACAGACGGTTATTAAAAACAAGGATTACAATAACTTCATGGCGAAACTGGATATCTCACAGCTTGCCTTTGACGAGAAGTTAAAGATAGACTTTGGTGTATTCGGATCATCCCAACAAGACGAAAAGATATTTGATATTCAAGCACTTTCCTACTCCACCGCTGCTATGAACCCGACCCTTTCGTTTCACAAGGTCGGCAGTGGATGGCAGAGAAACGGTACAGCTTCACAAATTGCACCAACAGAACCACTCCTGTTTGAGCGCAACGATGAGAAGAATCTTACGTTCAATTCACACCTGCAACTGTCCCTACAACTGCCTTATGACCTGCAACTGTCAGCCTTGGGTTCCTATTCTTACACTTCAACTGAGAATGCGAAGTTTGCACCTACATGGGTATGGGCACAGGGACTGGCATACAGAGGGGAACGAAAAACCGAGGAAATGTTAGGTAACATCTC of Prevotella fusca JCM 17724 contains these proteins:
- a CDS encoding ISL3 family transposase, producing the protein MGNAELPAVLVDGKKTVETLLSTKNQTKTARLLRLSFDQVHGVMQRAVERGLNRRDDRHIHEHVCMDEKSIRRGHEYVSMLYDGDTGNVIEVEGGRTRKSVENLCSKALTEEQRAGVKTVCTDMWDAFIDGAKKYFPNASHCHDMYHCVTYLNDAVDKVRKREVRHFPELRHTKYLWLKDQSKYTTNDQARFNKLEDAEYEVSQAWKVKELFRDLLHLKYHGDMEAYGMLLRRMDDALQYNIEEINGVVFIFKRHLKGIVRAMVTGANNGKAERTNGSIQEIKTIGRGYGTAERYRIAILFFYGGLDIS
- a CDS encoding transposase family protein yields the protein MKRPEDILAKLLLQNNDDREIDRVTCDDSADEIHITLKYRHDTIHVNGKEFPIFDFRHERSWRHLDMWQYKTILEARVPRYRDGDGIKSVPVPWAMPNSRLSWLMEKKR
- a CDS encoding glycoside hydrolase family 2 TIM barrel-domain containing protein, translating into MEKILLAALLMGMSVTGVHAQTTNVEPTFTEWHDLQVNAINRFATHTDFFAFAPTENVRGTKFDMKQSANYLSLNGDWKFNWVENADQRPTDFFRTDYDDSQWKTFPVPGIWEVNGYGDPVYVNIGFAWRDNFKNNPPEVPIKENHVGSYRRTIRIPDNWDGKQVIAHFGSVTSCVYLWVNGKFVGYSEDSKIGPEFDVTKFLKKGDNQIAFQVFRWSDGSYCEDQDFWRLSGVARDSYLYARDAKQHLKDIRVTPDLVNDYKGGTLSINLQLAGNTKAFLVLEDADNNLTAKDVVTPDKEGQAKAFMTLRNPEKWTAETPYLYNLYVHVEDAKTGKAIETIPLKVGFRKVEIKNAQVLVNGQPVLFKGANRHEMDPDGGYVVTRERMIQDIKLMKKLNINAVRTCHYPDDPIWYDLCDEYGLYVVAEANQESHGFGYSKDAVSGSPLFAKQIMERNQHNVGTKFNHPSIIFWSLGNETCYSKNFDDAYDWIKSQDQSRPVQYERAELNGYATDVFCPMYYSPKACEDYSKNANYTRPLIQCEYNHTMGNSGGNLKEYWDLVRKYPKYQGGFDWDFVDQGLHRNPKFDASRSLADYEHAAEAADVKTEYTYGGDYNKTDPSDNNFNCNGMIGPDRQLNPHAYEVAYEYQNIWARPVDLKQGKIAVHNEYFFRDLSNYRMEWSLVNEGKMVEKGAIDQLNVAPQQTVEYTLPIAGKEFDGEVLLDIDFKLKTAEPLMAAGQTVAGMQMEVQPWQPMPKMEPVMKNKIKVTDNVKAGFIRFAGNNFEIVFDRKTGFLSSYQVDGRNFLGEGGTLKPNFWRAVTDNDMGANFQSRLSVWRTPTLELKSLKVEKKVESLTAVYDMPQVGGQLCLVYHIASDGALHVSMEMEMKEGSKAPQLPRFGMLMQLPYEMDKSVFYGRGPVENYVDRKLSQRIGCYEQTADKQFFPYIRPQETGTKSDIRWWQQTDNNGRGFRVLFDEAAFSASALHYNISDLDEGREKHQRHSYQVSLSKYTNLTLDAAMMGVGGIDSWGSEPLKKYQLPAESRAMHFWIVPVF